AAAAGCGCCGCTCGTTCTTCACTCTGCTTTTTACTGCCGGTGATGTGAGGCGTTAGGTGATCATAGATAGGAATGTGCGACTGGGTCACTTTTAATCTTCCGCTGGACCTCGCTAGCACCGTGGCGGGAGGCATTGTCGGCTTTGTCCTGGTTTTTGTTGTTGATTGGATAAAACGCCCGCGGATCCAGTTCTTGGGCTTTTCCTCCGCGCAAGCGAATTTCGGCAAGTTGTATAAGTTTCGTTTCAGGCTTAAAGGCCTGTCTCCGCCGGGCGTGTCCCGCCTGAGAGGGCGTCTGAATTTGTATTGCGCCTTTGATTGTGCCTGAGATGTGGGCTAGCAGCTATGATCGCCGCCGGTTTCATACTTCTTCCAATGGCTGCGGGGAGCCGTAGGGGGTCTAAGTATCCCTCACCGGGCAAGGGGTGTCAAGGCCAGCGGCTTCACCTTCACCGCCCCCGTTTCCCCTCCATCTCCCGCCGTACCACCTTGATCTCCTTCAACACCTCCCCGTTGGTCAGCAGGCCCTTCCGCACCAACACCCGCCGTGTGGCATCCTGCTCGTAGAGGCAGGCGCGGATTAGCTCTTCGACTGTGACTAGTTCTTGACGTGGATCAAGTTTTTCGGCCATGCTTACCTCCGCGAAGGTCCTGGAGCCGCATTAGGTCTACCGAGTTGATTATCTAAGATTAGTCCATAGCAAGACCAAGGGGCTTCAGGGTTGTTCACTAGTGCCTCCTGCCTAGGAGGCCATGAAACCCGATCCTATGATCGCACTGCAATATAGTCCCGTCTACCCCCCCTCTGACTACTCGGGTCTTGCGGAGTCCACGCTTCGGTACCCATCTGGCATACATCTTGCTGAGCCAAAAGGTGGGTGGCATCCGCCAGTGGCAGAGGAGTCGGCGATGGAAAAAAGACGCTTTCCCCGAGTTGGCGTGGGAGGCAGACCCAAAGGGCGGGTGGCCGCTATCCGTGAGGCGACGCTCCTCAATATCAGTATCGGAGGGGCGTTGATTGAGCATGAAGACCTCGTCCGACCGGGTAGCACTTGCTTTTTTGAACTTGAGCTACACGGTAAGTGGGTGAAGCTGCGGTCCCGCGTGGTCCGGTCCGAATCCGTCCGGCAAGAAGAGACTGCGGACGGGGAGATGGCCTTGATCTACCACAGCGGATTAGAATTTCTCGACCTACAGGAGACAAAACAGCTAGTCGACGATTACATCGAGTCGATTACGAATGATGGGAACGCCATGCTCGCAGACAAGAGGCATCGGTCGTACAGCTGTCAGAAATGCGGGACATCCTTTGAGCTGCTCGATTCCGAGATACACCCGGTGTTCACAGAACCCCGGAAGCGTCCGGTCCAGGCAGGCGACCTATTTTACTATGCCCATGACACTTGTGAGGGGGTGCTGGCGTGCACCTTTGGCGGACGAAGAGTGCGCTGGGTTAGTGAGGAAGAGGAGTAGCAGCCTCAACAAGAACTCCGAACAGAGGACGCTACTCAGATACTTGCCCCGCCGTTGGGCGTATGTCCACAATCCCCGCCTACCCTCCCTCGCCTCCCGCTGTAGCTTTAGAAACAACTCCTGATACTTCACATTCGGCGGTATGGTCATTACCATCGCGTAGCCATTCTCCACCAGCCAGGCGTTCACAAACGTGCCATCCTCCAGGTAGACGTAAGCCAGGAGCAGTCCATAGCGATCCTGTTCCTGCACATCGAACTCCAGCCGGACGGTCTTTCCATCCACCAGCTTGCGGTTAGCCTCAGATGCCTCCTTGCCGTAGCGCTCGATCCCTTTCATGGGATGATGGATCTCGGGGGTGTCGATCCCGATGTAACGGACCTTCACTCGATCTCCGAAAACGCAT
This Candidatus Methylomirabilota bacterium DNA region includes the following protein-coding sequences:
- a CDS encoding PilZ domain-containing protein, with amino-acid sequence MKPDPMIALQYSPVYPPSDYSGLAESTLRYPSGIHLAEPKGGWHPPVAEESAMEKRRFPRVGVGGRPKGRVAAIREATLLNISIGGALIEHEDLVRPGSTCFFELELHGKWVKLRSRVVRSESVRQEETADGEMALIYHSGLEFLDLQETKQLVDDYIESITNDGNAMLADKRHRSYSCQKCGTSFELLDSEIHPVFTEPRKRPVQAGDLFYYAHDTCEGVLACTFGGRRVRWVSEEEE
- a CDS encoding thermonuclease family protein, giving the protein MKVRYIGIDTPEIHHPMKGIERYGKEASEANRKLVDGKTVRLEFDVQEQDRYGLLLAYVYLEDGTFVNAWLVENGYAMVMTIPPNVKYQELFLKLQREAREGRRGLWTYAQRRGKYLSSVLCSEFLLRLLLLFLTNPAHSSSAKGARQHPLTSVMGIVK